In one window of Solanum pennellii chromosome 2, SPENNV200 DNA:
- the LOC107011825 gene encoding N-acetyl-D-glucosamine kinase, whose product MGSESDDCKVMLGVDGGTTSTVCVCMPLLPFSDIHNLPDPLPLLGRAVAGSSNFNSVGEDVARETLEKIIAEALSDAGVKRSAVQAICLGLSGVNHSKDQEKILGWLRSTFPSHVKLYIQNDAVAALASGTMGKLHGCVLIAGTGSISYGFTEDGREARAAGAGPVLGDWGSGYGIAAQALIAVMRAHDGRGPQTMLSSCILQSLGLSSPDELIGWTYADPSWARIAALVPVVVSCAEGGDQVADEILHNAVQELAISVKAVVQRLHLAGEDGKGSFPVVMVGGVLGANKKWNIGNEVTNSILKTYPAACIIRPKVEPAVGAALLALNFLMKETVANDHS is encoded by the exons ATGGGTTCAGAATCTGATGATTGCAAGGTGATGTTAGGTGTAGATGGCGGCACTACCTCTACTGTCTGTGTTTGCATGCCACTTCTTCCCTTTTCCGATATCCATAATCTCCCTGATCCACTTCCACTTCTCGGCCGTGCCGTTGCCGGATCTTCTAATTTTAATAGTGTTGGAG AAGATGTAGCTAGAGAAACACTGGAAAAGATTATAGCAGAAGCGCTGTCTGATGCCGGTGTCAAACGATCAGCTGTTCAAGCAATTTGTTTGGGTTTATCTGGTGTGAACCATTCAAAGGATCAGGAAAAGATATTAGGCTGGCTGAG GAGCACATTTCCAAGTCATGTTAAGTTGTATATTCAGAATGATGCCGTGGCTGCTCTAGCAAGTGGCACGATGGGAAAACTGCATGGCTGTGTTTTAATAGCTGGTACTGGAAGCATTTCTTATGGATTTACTGAAGACGGAAGAGAAGCTCGGGCCGCTGGTGCAGGGCCTGTTTTGGGTGATTGGGGGAG TGGCTATGGGATTGCAGCTCAGGCATTGATTGCAGTGATGAGGGCTCATGATGGTCGAGGTCCACAGACAATGCTCTCAAGTTGTATTCTACagtcactaggtctttcttctCCAGACGAACTCATAGG GTGGACCTATGCAGATCCATCTTGGGCTCGCATTGCAGCACTTGTCCCAGTAGTTGTATCCTGTGCGGAGGGTGGTGATCAAGTTGCTGACGAGATCTTACATAATGCAGTTCAAGAATTGGCTATAAGTGTCAAAGCTGTTGTCCAGAGACTACATTTGGCTGGGGAAG ATGGGAAAGGCTCCTTCCCTGTTGTTATGGTTGGAGGCGTACTTGGAGCTAACAAGAAGTGGAATATAGGGAATGAAGTTACTAATTCTATTTTAAAGACTTATCCTGCAGCTTGTATAATTCGACCAAAG GTGGAGCCTGCGGTAGGAGCTGCTTTACTTGCATTAAATTTCCTGATGAAAGAAACAGTAGCGAATGACCACAGTTGA
- the LOC107008817 gene encoding uncharacterized protein LOC107008817, producing MHFSFAYGKECVSDLGFSNQKMKLNFVTQRAKRLYLRRGYTFSTLASAVRWEGGVSMVQGASRGIGLEFVRQLLEKKDKGYVVATCRNPSGAAGLLELKNKFPERLDIHPLDLTVESTIEDSVKLIGDKYGSVNLLINASGVLSIPNVLQPETTLSKVQRSSLLLAYDINAVGPILVIKHMWPLLKSGGGSGTDKDFAIVANLSARVGSIGDNALGGWHSYRASKTALNQLTKNVSVEFARRKDPIICILLHPGTVDTDLSQPFQKNVPKEKLFTKEFSVQKLLSIMNNTKRCDNGKFFAWDGQEIPW from the exons ATGCATTTTTCATTTGCATACGGAAAAGAGTGTGTGTCAGATTTGGGATTCAGTAACCAAAAGATGAAGCTGAATTTTGTTACCCAGCGGGCGAAGCGGCTATATCTGAGAAGAGGCTACACATTCTCTACTTTAGCTTCCGCTGTGAGATGGGAAGGAGGCGTCTCAATGGTTCAAGGAGCTTCCAGGGGCATTGGCTTGGAGTTt GTTAGACAATTGTTAGAGAAAAAGGACAAAGGCTACGTTGTTGCAACATGTCGTAATCCTAGTGGAGCAGCTGGGCTTCTGGAATTGAAGAATAAGTTTCCTGAGCGCCTTGACATTCACCCGTTAGATCTGACAGTAGAAAGCACTATCGAG GACTCAGTCAAATTGATCGGAGACAAATATGGCTCCGTAAACCTTTTAATTAATGCATCTGGTGTTCTTTCAATACCCAATGTTCTGCAACCAG AAACAACACTGAGTAAGGTGCAGAGATCATCCTTGCTTCTTGCTTATGATATCAATGCTGTTGGTCCCATTTTGGTCATCAAG CATATGTGGCCTTTGCTGAAATCTGGAGGTGGCTCTGGAACTGACAAGGATTTTGCTATTGTTGCCAACTTAAGCGCAAGGGTGGGATCGATAGGAGACAATGCTTTGGGAGGGTGGCACTCCTATCGTGCATCTAAGACTGCACTGAATCAGT TAACAAAGAATGTGTCGGTGGAATTTGCACGTAGGAAGGATCCAATTATATGCATTTTGCTGCACCCAGGCACGGTGGACACTGATCTGTCTCAaccatttcaaaaaaatgttcCAAAAGAAAAGCTTTTTACCAAAGAGTTCTCTGTTCAGAAGCTCTTGAGTATCATGAACAACACAAAGAGATGTGATAATGGGAAGTTCTTTGCCTGGGATGGTCAAGAAATTCCTTGGTGA